In the Rhizobium sp. N324 genome, one interval contains:
- a CDS encoding IS66-like element ISRle3 family transposase — MTRPDIELPDDVEALKAMVLAMAAKAARVEALEKQVDDLEARNADANERIERLTQILKAFDRARFGRRSERLASSTVDDEQHAFVFEEIETGIATIKAQVTKGRGSADSKRAPRPRKGFAPHLERVEVVIEPEELPEHAGKTKILIGEDVSERLDVVAAKFRVIVTRRPKYAFRNEDGVVQAAAPAHIIEGGIPTEALLAQIAVSKYADGLPLYRQEAIYARDKVELDRKLMAQWMGKLGFELNILADYILDEIKKAERIFADETTLPTLAPGSGSAKTAWLWAYARDDRTFGGSGPPMVAYRFEDSRATECVARHLSGYRGILQVDGYAAYNKLVRKDGGNDSAILAGCWSHSRRKFYELHVAKSSKVATDTVERMARLWEIEERVRGQSPEARVAARQEISAAIVRDLFTLWQATLPRVSGKSKLAEALRYAISRRDIFERFLTDGRIELDSNIVERAIRPQAITRKNSLFAGSDGGGRTWATIATLLQTAKMNAVDPQAWLTQTLERLANGWPSSEIDALMPWNYAA; from the coding sequence ATGACGCGACCCGATATCGAGCTCCCGGATGATGTAGAGGCTCTGAAAGCCATGGTTCTTGCCATGGCCGCAAAAGCAGCCCGCGTCGAGGCTTTGGAGAAGCAGGTTGACGATCTAGAGGCCCGCAACGCGGACGCCAATGAGCGCATCGAGCGGCTGACGCAGATCCTGAAGGCTTTCGATCGCGCCCGATTTGGCCGACGCTCGGAAAGGCTTGCATCATCCACCGTCGATGACGAGCAGCATGCCTTTGTCTTCGAAGAGATCGAGACCGGCATTGCGACGATCAAGGCTCAGGTCACGAAAGGCCGCGGTAGCGCGGACAGCAAACGCGCTCCGCGGCCACGCAAGGGCTTTGCGCCTCATCTTGAGCGCGTCGAGGTCGTGATCGAACCGGAAGAGCTTCCAGAACATGCAGGTAAGACCAAAATCCTGATTGGAGAAGACGTCTCCGAGCGGCTGGATGTCGTGGCAGCGAAGTTCCGTGTCATCGTCACCCGCCGGCCGAAGTATGCCTTTAGGAACGAGGATGGTGTCGTCCAGGCGGCGGCTCCGGCACATATCATCGAAGGTGGCATTCCGACGGAAGCACTTCTGGCCCAGATCGCCGTTTCCAAATATGCCGACGGGCTGCCACTCTATCGCCAGGAAGCCATCTACGCACGCGACAAGGTCGAACTCGACCGCAAGCTGATGGCTCAATGGATGGGCAAGCTGGGGTTCGAGCTCAATATCCTCGCCGACTACATCCTCGATGAGATCAAGAAGGCCGAACGGATCTTTGCCGACGAAACGACCTTGCCCACACTTGCACCTGGTTCCGGATCAGCGAAGACGGCATGGCTATGGGCGTATGCCAGGGATGACCGGACTTTTGGGGGCAGCGGTCCACCGATGGTAGCCTATCGCTTCGAGGACAGTCGAGCCACCGAGTGTGTCGCACGACACCTGAGCGGCTATCGTGGAATCCTGCAGGTCGACGGATATGCCGCTTATAACAAGCTCGTCCGGAAAGATGGAGGCAATGACAGCGCCATCCTGGCCGGCTGTTGGTCGCACAGCCGGAGAAAGTTCTACGAGTTGCATGTCGCAAAGAGCTCGAAGGTCGCTACAGACACCGTCGAGCGTATGGCGAGGTTATGGGAGATCGAGGAGCGTGTGCGCGGCCAAAGCCCTGAAGCTCGTGTCGCTGCACGCCAGGAGATCTCCGCAGCGATCGTCCGTGACCTCTTCACTCTCTGGCAGGCGACCCTGCCACGGGTCTCTGGAAAATCCAAACTCGCCGAAGCTCTGCGGTATGCCATCTCGCGTCGAGACATCTTCGAGCGCTTCCTGACCGACGGCCGCATCGAACTCGACTCCAACATAGTCGAGCGAGCAATCAGACCCCAAGCGATCACGAGGAAAAATAGTCTATTCGCTGGAAGCGACGGTGGCGGCCGGACTTGGGCGACCATCGCGACGCTCCTGCAAACGGCAAAGATGAATGCAGTCGATCCGCAAGCTTGGTTGACCCAGACGCTTGAGCGCCTTGCGAATGGATGGCCCAGCAGTGAAATCGACGCGCTCATGCCATGGAACTACGCCGCCTGA
- a CDS encoding cytochrome P450 produces MDVQDTTAACHDAFAELASPACIQDPYPFMRWLREHDPVHRAASGLFLLSRHADIYWAFKATGDAFRGPAPSELARYFPRAASSLSLNLLASTLAMKEPPTHTRLRRLISRDFTVGQIDNLRPSIARIVAARLDGMAPALERGEAVDLHREFALALPMLVFAELFGMPQDDVFELSAIVSAILEGLSPHASDPHLAAADVASARVKAYFGDLILRKRADPRRDIVSTLVGAHTDDADTLSDAELISMLWGMLLGGFATTAATIDHAVLAMLAYPEERHWLQGDAAGVEAFVEEVLRCEAPAMFSSIPRIAQRDIELHGVVIPKDADVRVLIAAGNRDPDAFADPDRFDPVRFYGTRPGMSSDGKIMLSFGHGIHFCLGAQLARVQLAESLPQIQARFPTLALAEQPTREPSAFLRTFRALPVRLHAQAAAEVRVVVDQDLCGTTGQCVLTLPGTFRQREPDGVAEVCMATVPQALHAAVRLAASQCPVAAIRVIESEAGDDHCTNPGPTPSPADAERHAAKDLRNPGEHDGTI; encoded by the coding sequence ATGGACGTGCAAGACACCACGGCAGCATGCCACGACGCCTTCGCCGAGCTGGCGTCGCCAGCATGCATCCAAGACCCGTACCCGTTCATGCGGTGGTTGCGAGAGCACGATCCGGTGCACCGCGCGGCGTCGGGCCTCTTTCTGTTGAGCCGCCACGCCGACATCTACTGGGCGTTCAAGGCTACGGGCGATGCGTTTCGGGGGCCGGCGCCATCCGAACTGGCGCGCTATTTCCCGCGTGCGGCGAGCAGCCTGTCGCTCAATCTGCTGGCGTCTACGCTAGCCATGAAGGAACCACCGACGCATACGCGTCTGCGCCGGCTGATTTCGCGCGATTTCACCGTGGGCCAGATCGACAACCTGCGGCCGAGCATCGCGCGCATCGTCGCAGCTCGCCTGGATGGCATGGCGCCCGCACTGGAGCGAGGAGAGGCGGTGGACCTGCATCGGGAATTCGCACTGGCCTTGCCCATGCTTGTCTTCGCTGAATTGTTCGGCATGCCCCAAGACGACGTTTTCGAGCTCTCAGCGATCGTCAGCGCCATTCTAGAAGGCCTGAGCCCGCACGCCAGCGATCCACACCTCGCCGCGGCGGACGTGGCCAGCGCCAGGGTGAAGGCCTATTTCGGCGACCTCATACTGCGCAAGCGCGCCGATCCCCGCCGCGACATCGTGTCGACACTGGTCGGCGCACACACCGACGACGCCGATACGCTCTCGGACGCGGAGTTGATCAGCATGCTGTGGGGCATGTTGCTGGGCGGCTTCGCCACCACTGCTGCGACTATCGACCATGCGGTGCTGGCGATGCTGGCCTACCCCGAGGAGCGGCACTGGCTGCAGGGAGACGCCGCAGGGGTGGAGGCATTTGTAGAAGAAGTACTGCGCTGCGAGGCGCCGGCCATGTTCAGCTCCATTCCGCGTATCGCCCAGCGCGACATCGAACTGCATGGCGTGGTGATCCCGAAGGACGCGGACGTGCGCGTGCTGATCGCGGCCGGCAATCGCGACCCGGACGCTTTCGCTGATCCCGACCGCTTCGATCCGGTGCGGTTCTACGGCACCAGGCCTGGCATGTCGAGCGACGGAAAGATTATGCTGAGCTTCGGCCACGGCATCCACTTCTGCCTAGGTGCTCAACTCGCCAGGGTGCAACTGGCCGAGAGCCTGCCGCAGATCCAGGCTCGCTTCCCCACGTTGGCCTTGGCCGAGCAGCCGACCCGGGAGCCCTCAGCGTTCCTTAGGACGTTCCGCGCGCTGCCGGTGCGGCTGCACGCGCAGGCGGCGGCTGAGGTTCGCGTCGTGGTCGACCAGGACCTGTGCGGAACCACTGGTCAGTGCGTGTTGACGCTGCCGGGCACCTTTCGTCAGCGCGAGCCGGACGGCGTGGCGGAAGTGTGCATGGCGACGGTCCCGCAGGCGCTGCACGCCGCCGTGCGCCTAGCAGCCAGCCAGTGCCCGGTCGCGGCCATTCGGGTGATCGAAAGCGAAGCCGGCGATGACCATTGCACCAACCCCGGCCCTACGCCCTCTCCGGCAGACGCTGAGCGACATGCAGCGAAAGACCTACGCAATCCAGGAGAACATGATGGAACGATTTAA
- a CDS encoding cytochrome P450 — MDMLLNPLNRWRRLRDDIPVMPGAFPLVGHLPAIVCDLPRLLRRAERTLGSHFWLDFGPAGHLMTCLDPDALALLRHKEVSSALIEEMAPDILGGTLVTLDGSAHRQARDGIKAAFLPRGLTEAGIGELFEPIIRAQVKAWRDRGEVAILPDTRNLMLKLTFSLMGIPAQDLSEWHRKYRQLLQLMVAPPIDLPGMPLRRGRAARDWIDAQSRQFIRDARARAARTGLINDMVSAFDCSDGALSDDVLVANIRLLLLAGHETSASTIAWMVIELAQHPELWDALVEEAQRVGAVPTGHEDLAQCPVAEALFRETLRMHPASSLVPRRAMQELQLGQRRIPAGTHLCIPLLHFSTSPLLHEAPDQFRLGRWLQRTEPIRPVDMLQFGAGPHVCMGYHLVWLELVQFSIALALTMQEAGVRPRLMSGVEKGRRYYPTAHPSMTVRIGFS, encoded by the coding sequence ATGGACATGCTGCTCAACCCGCTGAACCGCTGGCGCCGGCTACGGGACGACATCCCGGTCATGCCTGGCGCTTTCCCCCTGGTCGGGCATCTCCCCGCCATCGTCTGCGATCTGCCGCGCCTGCTGCGGCGCGCGGAAAGGACCCTAGGCAGCCACTTCTGGCTGGACTTCGGCCCGGCCGGACACCTGATGACATGCCTGGATCCAGATGCGCTCGCATTGCTCCGGCACAAGGAAGTGTCCTCGGCACTGATCGAAGAGATGGCGCCCGACATCCTTGGCGGAACGTTGGTCACTTTGGACGGTAGCGCGCACCGGCAGGCGCGCGATGGGATAAAAGCGGCGTTTCTGCCGAGGGGTCTGACCGAGGCCGGCATTGGCGAGCTGTTCGAACCAATTATTAGGGCTCAGGTCAAGGCGTGGCGCGACCGCGGTGAAGTCGCTATCCTGCCAGACACACGCAACCTGATGCTCAAACTCACCTTCAGTCTCATGGGCATCCCCGCTCAAGACCTGTCGGAGTGGCATCGCAAGTACCGGCAACTGCTGCAATTGATGGTCGCGCCCCCGATCGACCTGCCGGGGATGCCCTTGCGACGCGGCCGCGCCGCCCGCGATTGGATCGACGCGCAGTCGCGCCAGTTCATCCGGGACGCGCGCGCGCGCGCCGCGCGCACCGGGTTGATCAACGACATGGTGAGCGCCTTCGATTGCAGCGATGGCGCGCTCTCCGATGACGTCCTGGTCGCCAATATCCGCTTGCTGCTGCTTGCCGGCCACGAGACCTCCGCCTCGACGATAGCCTGGATGGTGATCGAGCTGGCGCAGCATCCAGAGCTGTGGGACGCCCTGGTCGAAGAGGCGCAACGCGTGGGCGCGGTGCCGACCGGGCACGAGGACCTGGCGCAATGTCCGGTCGCAGAGGCGCTGTTTCGGGAGACGCTACGAATGCATCCGGCTTCCTCGCTCGTACCGCGTCGCGCGATGCAGGAATTACAACTCGGCCAGCGGCGCATTCCTGCGGGCACTCATTTATGCATCCCACTACTGCATTTCTCGACCTCGCCGCTGCTGCACGAAGCGCCCGATCAGTTCCGTCTGGGGCGGTGGCTGCAACGCACGGAGCCGATCCGGCCGGTGGACATGCTGCAGTTCGGTGCCGGCCCACACGTCTGCATGGGCTATCACCTTGTATGGCTGGAGCTGGTGCAGTTCAGCATCGCCTTGGCATTGACCATGCAGGAGGCCGGGGTGCGGCCGCGATTGATGAGCGGCGTCGAAAAAGGCCGGCGCTATTACCCGACCGCACATCCGTCCATGACAGTCCGCATCGGATTCTCATGA
- a CDS encoding DUF3846 domain-containing protein, translated as MENFVYLLEPESAIFRAAELPDRNSIASISGLIGSDLIQMIRFDDMHSLFVGEEALRVGLTAFTIFDGYPIPLAGQIALLGGDGSKPYRSPSITMTEAARRFECCRPVLDPVFAPMDRVANKGLIVAGALESLQVRIDRRSPVLL; from the coding sequence ATGGAAAATTTTGTGTATCTGTTGGAGCCGGAAAGTGCGATCTTTCGCGCCGCTGAGCTCCCTGATCGCAACAGCATTGCATCGATCTCCGGTTTAATTGGCAGTGATCTTATTCAGATGATCCGCTTCGACGACATGCACTCGCTATTTGTTGGGGAAGAAGCTTTGCGAGTTGGGTTAACCGCCTTCACGATCTTTGACGGGTACCCGATCCCTCTTGCCGGGCAGATAGCGCTTTTGGGAGGCGACGGTAGTAAACCTTATCGTTCACCGTCAATAACGATGACGGAAGCCGCGCGACGTTTTGAATGTTGCCGGCCGGTGCTTGATCCTGTGTTTGCTCCGATGGACCGAGTGGCGAACAAGGGCCTCATCGTTGCGGGCGCACTGGAAAGCCTGCAAGTGCGTATTGATCGCCGCTCCCCGGTGCTCCTATGA
- a CDS encoding transposase: MIEAVPERLEGAPRQFRRRWSDDFKARAVAEAMEPGASVSAIAHRIGIHPSQLFGWRRDARDGQRSSSQDRAGQTETGTIGTRAMIELIIGDVVIRADADIGEAHLQRVIRAVRSA; encoded by the coding sequence ATGATCGAGGCTGTTCCGGAACGGCTTGAGGGCGCCCCACGGCAATTTCGGCGCCGCTGGTCCGATGATTTTAAAGCGCGGGCTGTGGCTGAGGCAATGGAGCCCGGCGCAAGCGTCTCAGCCATCGCGCATCGCATCGGCATACATCCCTCGCAGCTATTTGGCTGGCGTCGTGATGCTCGTGACGGACAACGATCCTCCTCGCAAGATCGGGCTGGTCAGACGGAGACTGGGACGATTGGCACACGTGCGATGATCGAGCTTATCATCGGCGACGTCGTTATCCGGGCCGACGCAGATATCGGCGAAGCACACCTGCAGCGGGTGATCCGAGCGGTGCGGTCGGCATGA
- a CDS encoding nitrogen fixation protein NifQ, protein MPNVHHIGVLTVAVPTVDAARQTGIAVDHCDDCQTLYFSRPCQMGLKLFDDYVLFRFFSRALEEIEMGIATATEATGLSLRELRDTTRSFPARLIRAFALQEASDCVPDAEEQLLRDMLLAHVRPGDPEGVRFAKIIARRSMREDHLWRDLGLHDKAELRRLLFAHFPALAAGNTSNMRWKKYFYRKICEAEGFSLCSAPSCKECGDFNECFLPEESGSLSGAAEFVGREILKT, encoded by the coding sequence ATGCCAAATGTGCATCACATCGGGGTCTTGACGGTAGCGGTACCAACTGTGGACGCCGCACGTCAAACCGGCATAGCCGTCGACCACTGCGACGATTGCCAAACACTCTATTTCAGCCGACCATGCCAGATGGGTCTCAAGTTATTTGATGACTATGTGCTCTTCCGCTTTTTTTCGCGCGCACTTGAAGAAATTGAGATGGGGATTGCCACCGCGACCGAGGCAACCGGCCTTTCGCTTAGGGAGCTGCGGGATACAACCCGCAGTTTCCCGGCAAGGCTTATCCGCGCCTTTGCCCTGCAAGAGGCGAGTGATTGCGTGCCTGATGCGGAGGAGCAACTGTTGCGCGACATGCTCCTAGCGCATGTGCGGCCAGGCGACCCTGAGGGCGTGCGTTTTGCTAAGATCATTGCGCGACGTTCCATGCGTGAAGACCACCTCTGGCGGGATCTCGGCTTGCATGACAAAGCCGAACTTAGGAGATTGCTGTTCGCGCATTTTCCGGCGCTGGCGGCAGGCAACACCAGCAACATGAGGTGGAAAAAATATTTCTACCGCAAGATTTGCGAAGCTGAAGGCTTTTCCCTTTGTAGCGCTCCCAGCTGCAAGGAATGCGGCGATTTTAATGAATGCTTTCTCCCTGAGGAAAGCGGAAGTCTTTCTGGAGCGGCAGAGTTCGTCGGGCGCGAGATCTTGAAAACGTAA
- a CDS encoding SDR family oxidoreductase, with the protein MERFKGKVAVVTGAGAGIGKACALAIAREGGRVVVADIDGPAAIACTAQIAAEAGQALAVAMDIADAQAVAELFKTAKRRFGGVDVLVNNASAMHLTPHDRAILDLDVAVWDQTMATNLRGTLLCCRQAIPQMIGRGGGAIVNMSSCQGLSGDTALTSYAASKAAMNMLSASLATQYGHAKIRCNAVAPGLVMTERLFAKLDECMQRHLHRHQLLPHVGRPEDVAALVAFLLSEEAAFITGQVVCIDGGMLAHVPTYADGGNSAARPAGDAAEATAASHW; encoded by the coding sequence ATGGAACGATTTAAAGGCAAGGTGGCCGTGGTGACCGGCGCCGGCGCCGGGATCGGCAAGGCATGCGCCCTCGCCATCGCGCGCGAGGGCGGCAGAGTGGTGGTGGCCGACATTGATGGCCCCGCTGCCATCGCCTGCACCGCACAGATCGCAGCCGAAGCGGGCCAAGCGCTGGCCGTGGCCATGGACATCGCAGATGCGCAGGCGGTGGCAGAGCTGTTCAAAACGGCGAAGCGGCGCTTCGGTGGGGTCGACGTGCTTGTGAACAATGCGAGCGCCATGCATTTGACTCCGCACGACCGCGCGATCCTCGACCTGGACGTGGCGGTCTGGGACCAGACCATGGCGACCAATTTGCGCGGCACGCTCCTTTGCTGCCGGCAGGCCATCCCACAAATGATCGGCCGTGGTGGTGGCGCGATCGTGAACATGTCATCGTGCCAAGGGCTCAGCGGCGACACCGCACTGACGTCATACGCCGCGTCGAAGGCCGCAATGAACATGCTGTCGGCCTCGCTTGCCACCCAATACGGACACGCGAAGATCCGCTGCAACGCGGTTGCGCCAGGTCTTGTCATGACTGAACGTCTCTTCGCCAAGCTGGACGAGTGCATGCAACGGCATCTACACCGGCACCAGCTCCTGCCGCACGTCGGCCGCCCCGAGGACGTAGCCGCGCTGGTCGCGTTCCTGCTCTCGGAGGAGGCTGCGTTCATTACCGGCCAGGTGGTGTGCATCGACGGCGGCATGTTGGCGCATGTTCCAACCTACGCCGACGGTGGCAACAGCGCGGCTCGGCCGGCCGGTGACGCCGCCGAAGCAACCGCAGCGTCGCATTGGTGA
- a CDS encoding cytochrome P450 yields MSEQSLPTLPMWRVDHIEPSPEMLALRAKGPIHRVRLPSGHECWWVTGYDEAKAVLSDAAFRPAGMPPADFTPDSVILGSPGWLVSHEGDEHARLRTIVAPAFSNSRVKLLTQQVEAITVQLFDTLAVQPQPADLRRHLSFPLPAKVISALMGVPFEEHAFFAGLSDEVMTHQHESGPRSASGLAWEELRAYIHGKIRGKRQDPGDNLLTDLLAAVDQGKATEEEAIGLAAGVLVAGHESTVAQIEFGLLAMFRHPQQRERLVRDPSLVDKAVEEILRMYSPGAGWDGIMRYPRTDVNIAGVHIPAESKVLVGLPATSFDPRHFKDPEVFDIGRDANPHLAFSYGQHNCIGAALARLELKAIFGSIFQRFPALRLAVAPEELKLRKEIITGGFEEMPVLWCGRPPASQSSHLAAPGAHRSDQPLDR; encoded by the coding sequence ATGTCCGAACAATCCTTGCCGACGCTGCCGATGTGGCGGGTCGATCACATCGAGCCCTCGCCCGAGATGTTGGCGCTACGCGCCAAAGGTCCGATCCACCGCGTGCGTCTTCCGTCCGGGCACGAATGCTGGTGGGTGACAGGCTATGACGAGGCCAAGGCGGTGCTGTCTGACGCGGCATTCCGGCCCGCGGGAATGCCTCCGGCGGATTTCACCCCAGATTCGGTCATTCTCGGTTCGCCGGGATGGCTGGTCTCGCACGAAGGGGACGAGCATGCTCGGTTACGCACGATCGTGGCGCCGGCCTTCAGCAACAGCAGGGTGAAGCTGCTTACGCAGCAGGTCGAGGCGATCACCGTGCAGTTGTTCGATACGCTGGCGGTTCAGCCCCAGCCCGCAGACTTGCGACGCCATCTCTCCTTTCCGCTTCCGGCCAAGGTAATCAGCGCGCTGATGGGCGTGCCCTTCGAGGAACACGCCTTTTTCGCAGGGCTCTCCGACGAGGTGATGACGCACCAGCATGAAAGCGGCCCGCGCAGCGCGTCCGGCCTGGCCTGGGAAGAGCTCCGCGCCTACATCCACGGCAAAATACGGGGCAAGCGACAGGATCCGGGCGATAACCTGCTGACGGATCTGCTAGCCGCGGTCGACCAGGGCAAAGCGACCGAGGAAGAGGCGATCGGCCTCGCGGCGGGTGTGCTGGTGGCGGGGCACGAGAGCACCGTCGCGCAGATCGAATTTGGCCTGCTGGCCATGTTTCGCCATCCGCAACAGCGCGAACGCCTGGTCCGCGATCCTTCCCTGGTGGACAAGGCGGTGGAAGAAATACTGCGCATGTATTCGCCTGGCGCGGGGTGGGACGGCATCATGCGTTATCCCCGGACCGACGTTAACATCGCGGGCGTGCATATACCCGCGGAGAGCAAAGTACTGGTCGGCCTGCCGGCGACTTCGTTTGATCCGCGCCATTTCAAAGACCCGGAAGTCTTCGACATCGGACGCGACGCAAATCCCCACCTGGCGTTCTCCTACGGGCAGCACAATTGCATCGGGGCGGCGCTGGCGAGGCTGGAACTGAAGGCCATATTCGGTTCGATCTTCCAGCGCTTTCCCGCGTTGCGCCTGGCCGTGGCGCCCGAAGAACTGAAGTTGCGCAAGGAGATCATCACCGGCGGGTTCGAGGAGATGCCGGTGCTCTGGTGCGGACGCCCCCCGGCATCGCAATCTTCTCATTTGGCGGCGCCTGGCGCGCACCGGTCAGATCAGCCACTCGACAGGTAA
- the nifH gene encoding nitrogenase iron protein — MSDLRQIAFYGKGGIGKSTTSQNTLAALVDLGQKILIVGCDPKADSTRLILNAKAQDTVLHLAAQEGSVEDLELEDVLKAGYKGIKCVESGGPEPGVGCAGRGVITSINFLEENGAYDDVDYVSYDVLGDVVCGGFAMPIRENKAQEIYIVMSGEMMALYAANNIAKGILKYAHSGGVRLGGLICNERQTDRELDLSEALAARLNSKLIHFVPRDNIVQHAELRKMTVIQYAPDSKQAGEYRALAEKIHANSGQGTIPTPITMEELEDMLLDFGIMKSDEQMLAELQAKESAVVAAQ; from the coding sequence ATGTCAGATTTGCGTCAAATCGCATTTTACGGCAAAGGGGGGATCGGCAAGTCCACCACCTCCCAAAATACGCTCGCAGCGCTTGTCGACCTCGGGCAGAAGATCCTGATCGTCGGATGCGACCCGAAAGCCGACTCCACCCGGCTGATCCTGAACGCCAAAGCACAGGACACGGTTCTGCATCTGGCAGCGCAGGAAGGTTCGGTGGAAGACCTTGAGCTCGAGGACGTGCTCAAGGCCGGCTACAAAGGCATCAAGTGCGTGGAGTCCGGCGGTCCGGAACCGGGCGTCGGCTGCGCCGGGCGCGGCGTCATCACCTCGATCAATTTCCTTGAAGAGAACGGTGCATATGACGATGTCGACTACGTCTCCTATGACGTGCTCGGCGATGTGGTGTGCGGTGGCTTTGCGATGCCGATCCGTGAGAACAAGGCCCAGGAGATCTACATCGTGATGTCCGGCGAGATGATGGCGCTCTATGCCGCCAACAACATCGCCAAGGGCATTCTGAAATATGCCCATTCCGGCGGCGTGCGGCTCGGCGGCCTGATCTGTAACGAGCGCCAGACGGACCGCGAGCTCGACCTCTCCGAGGCGCTGGCTGCCAGGCTCAATTCCAAGCTCATCCACTTTGTGCCGCGTGACAACATCGTTCAGCACGCCGAGCTCAGGAAGATGACGGTGATCCAGTACGCGCCGGACTCCAAGCAGGCCGGGGAATATCGGGCGCTAGCCGAGAAGATCCATGCCAATTCGGGCCAAGGGACCATTCCGACCCCGATTACCATGGAAGAGCTCGAAGACATGCTGCTCGACTTCGGCATCATGAAGAGCGACGAGCAGATGCTGGCCGAACTACAGGCCAAGGAGTCAGCGGTGGTTGCGGCTCAATAA